Genomic segment of Candidatus Chlorohelix allophototropha:
GCGGGTTGTTCGCCTGAAGAAATTGCAGCGGTGGCGGTATCCGGGCTAGGTCCAGACCTCTTACCACTAGATGAAAAAAGTCGTCCGCTACGTCCTGCAATTCTGTATGGAATTGATACCCGTGCCTATAATGAAATCGAGCAACTCAATCGCCAGTTTGGTGAGCAAGAATTATACGAATTGAGCGGGATGGCGCTCACTTCACAGGCAATCGGACCAAAATTATTATGGCTGAAGAATAATGAGCCAGAAATTTACCGTCAAACGCGCTATATAACTTCATGTAGTAGTTATCTGGTGCAACGCCTGACCGGAGAGTATGTGCTGGATTATCATACCGCTTCTCACTTCAACCCGCTTTTCGACATTCGTAACCTAAAGTGGACTGACCGTTTCGCAGAGCCAATCTGGGATGTAGAGAAATTGCCGCGCTTAGCATGGGCTACTGAAATTGGCGGGCAGGTAACGACGCAAGCCTCCAAAGAGACGGGGTTAAAAAGTGGTACGCCCGTAACCACCGGCACAATAGACGCTGTAGCCGAAGCGTTAAGTGTTGGCGTTGTAGAACCCGGCGATATGATGTTAATGTACGGCACTACCTTTTTCTTTATTCTGGTAGCAGAAAAGCCCGTGACAGACCCACGCATGTGGCTTACTGCTTACGCCAATTCAGGAAATTATGCGGTAGCGGGTGGAATGTCCACTACCGGCGCGCTGACCAGATGGTTTCGAGACCAACTCGCCCCGGATTTACTGGCAGCCGAGCAAAAAGGCGGCGCGCCCGCCTACGCCATTCTCAGCGAGGAAGCGGGGCATGTTCCTCCGGGCGCACGCGGTTTGCTGGTTTTGCCCCACTTTCAGGGAGAACGCACGCCCATTCATGACCCACACGCCAGAGGGTTATTCGCAGGACTAACCCTAACACATACTCGCACCGAGATGTATCGGGCTGTGTTGGAAGCCACCGCCTACGGCGTAAACCAAAACCTACAAGTAATGCAAGAGATGGGCGCAAAGCCAAAACGATTGGTAGCGGTAGGTGGTGGCGCAAAAAGCAAAACATGGCTGCAAATAGTCAGTGATGTGACCGGAACGAGTCAGGATGTGCCACAGCAAATCATCGGTGCATCTTACGGAGATGCCTTTCTAGCAGCTTATGCCTCTGGTTTAGTCAAAGATTTCGATACCCTATCAAAAGTTTGGGTGGGAACGCCTGCTAGAATCGAGCCGGATGCTAAAAATCACGCCCTTTATAACGAATATTACGACCTGTTCCTACAAATGTACC
This window contains:
- a CDS encoding FGGY-family carbohydrate kinase; its protein translation is MSGELVLGIDIGTYSSKGVLCDASGKVLATRAVEHGLSLPKPGWAEQDGETIWWSDFIKLCRSLPSEAGCSPEEIAAVAVSGLGPDLLPLDEKSRPLRPAILYGIDTRAYNEIEQLNRQFGEQELYELSGMALTSQAIGPKLLWLKNNEPEIYRQTRYITSCSSYLVQRLTGEYVLDYHTASHFNPLFDIRNLKWTDRFAEPIWDVEKLPRLAWATEIGGQVTTQASKETGLKSGTPVTTGTIDAVAEALSVGVVEPGDMMLMYGTTFFFILVAEKPVTDPRMWLTAYANSGNYAVAGGMSTTGALTRWFRDQLAPDLLAAEQKGGAPAYAILSEEAGHVPPGARGLLVLPHFQGERTPIHDPHARGLFAGLTLTHTRTEMYRAVLEATAYGVNQNLQVMQEMGAKPKRLVAVGGGAKSKTWLQIVSDVTGTSQDVPQQIIGASYGDAFLAAYASGLVKDFDTLSKVWVGTPARIEPDAKNHALYNEYYDLFLQMYRQTSEISHRLARLGAQDF